A part of Kiritimatiellia bacterium genomic DNA contains:
- the purF gene encoding amidophosphoribosyltransferase, with the protein MKPLSEMESPTGGGEDEQRRAFGSEDRPAHHCGLFGVYGVPGAARVVLRGLMALQHRGEEGAGIAVSDGRIVRSVRAMGLAAEMAERHATQLAELRGEIGIGHVRYSTTGASDLRNVQPIAVECRDGVWAIAHNGNLTNAAELRSQRQAQGAIFQTGTDSEILLHMIAHPRYARRSSPVAAALRDLRGAFSFLLLHGDELIAARDRHGFRPLCLGRLGGGHVIASETCALRQVGAEFIREIEPGELLRIRGGRLLRERFVAGNGRPGQCVFEHIYFARPDSRLFGESVHEVRVRFGQRLAREQPAPADVVIPIPDSGVSAAIGYARQTGLPLDFGFIRNHYIGRTFIQPSAGERTDAVDLKLAIVEDVVRGRRVVVVDDSLVRGTTVRRRVRALREAGALEVHVRIASPPVRWPCHFGIDFPTRAELAAATREPQEIARMIGADSLGYLSLGGLRAELATPSRYCVGCFTGRYPERVPSPTPKHAFEVCAAAAPEVTR; encoded by the coding sequence ATGAAACCTTTGTCAGAAATGGAATCGCCGACGGGAGGCGGCGAAGACGAGCAGCGGCGGGCGTTTGGTTCAGAGGATCGTCCGGCCCATCACTGTGGGTTGTTTGGCGTTTACGGCGTGCCGGGCGCCGCGCGGGTGGTTTTGCGCGGGCTGATGGCGTTGCAGCACCGGGGGGAGGAGGGGGCCGGCATTGCGGTGAGCGACGGCCGGATTGTGCGCTCGGTCCGCGCGATGGGCCTGGCGGCAGAAATGGCGGAGCGGCACGCCACGCAGTTGGCGGAGCTCCGCGGGGAGATCGGTATCGGCCATGTTCGGTACTCCACCACCGGCGCCTCGGACCTTCGCAACGTGCAGCCGATCGCGGTGGAGTGCCGCGACGGCGTGTGGGCGATCGCGCATAACGGCAACCTGACCAATGCGGCGGAGCTGCGCTCGCAGCGCCAGGCGCAGGGGGCGATCTTCCAGACCGGCACCGACAGCGAGATCCTTCTCCACATGATCGCGCACCCGCGGTACGCACGCCGCTCCTCGCCGGTGGCCGCGGCGCTGCGGGACCTCAGAGGCGCGTTCTCGTTCCTGTTGTTGCATGGCGACGAGCTGATCGCCGCGCGCGACCGGCACGGGTTCCGGCCGCTGTGTCTCGGGCGGCTCGGTGGCGGGCACGTGATCGCGAGCGAAACGTGCGCGCTGCGGCAGGTCGGCGCAGAGTTCATTCGCGAGATCGAACCGGGCGAACTGCTGCGGATCCGCGGCGGCCGACTGTTGCGGGAGCGGTTTGTTGCCGGAAACGGCCGGCCCGGACAGTGCGTGTTCGAGCACATCTACTTTGCGCGGCCGGACAGTCGTCTGTTTGGCGAAAGTGTTCACGAGGTGCGGGTGCGGTTCGGGCAGCGGCTCGCGCGCGAGCAGCCGGCGCCGGCAGACGTGGTGATCCCCATTCCGGACAGCGGCGTATCGGCCGCCATTGGCTATGCGCGTCAGACGGGCCTGCCGCTCGACTTTGGCTTCATCCGCAATCACTACATCGGCCGCACCTTCATTCAACCCAGCGCCGGAGAACGGACGGATGCGGTGGACCTCAAGCTGGCGATCGTCGAGGACGTGGTCCGCGGACGGCGCGTGGTGGTGGTGGACGACTCGTTGGTGCGCGGCACCACGGTGCGCCGACGCGTGCGCGCACTGCGCGAGGCGGGTGCACTCGAGGTGCACGTGCGCATCGCCTCGCCGCCGGTCCGCTGGCCGTGTCACTTCGGGATTGACTTCCCGACACGCGCGGAGCTGGCCGCCGCCACGCGCGAGCCACAGGAGATCGCCCGGATGATCGGCGCCGACAGTCTGGGCTACCTGAGCCTGGGCGGTCTGCGCGCAGAATTGGCCACGCCGAGCCGGTACTGTGTGGGGTGTTTCACCGGCCGGTATCCCGAACGGGTCCCCTCGCCCACGCCGAAACATGCGTTCGAAGTCTGCGCTGCGGCTGCGCCGGAGGTGACGCGATGA
- the ligA gene encoding NAD-dependent DNA ligase LigA, with protein MDREQARQRLAELRRQIAEHDYRYYVLARPTISDAEYDRLYDELLDLERQFPELVTPDSPSQRVGGAPLDGFRHVRHLVPMLSLEKARTDHDLQLFDARVRRALGDEEVEYHVEPKIDGVSITLVYRDGVLELAATRGDGETGDDITANARTIRSLPLRLRADHPPALIEVRGEVYMDRAGFAELNRRLRESGEEPFPNARNATAGSLKLLDPRLVAARPLRTVMYAVARCEGREFDTHSAALAWLRAAGLPTPQFTAVCRSVAEVLDRCRELRAREAELPYDIDGAVVKLNRLDHWRRLGLKPKHPAWAIAYKPRDWVEQARTRLLDITVQVGRSGVLTPVAELEPVFLDGSTVSRATLHNADEIERKDIRIGDVVVVEKAGMVIPAVVRSLPELRTGAERRFQMPDRCPACGGPVARGRLSGGEGEEVALRCENLDCPAQKARRLEYFCRRAGLDIEGIGGIVADRLIEHGLVDDPLDLYELQPAQLARLNLGTETEPRVFGEKNAERVLAALLRSRSAPLDRWLTALGIPEVGDVTARELAARHRTLAEIANSPWLRAIVRRDELLAERRRLRSRAQTPADAAERDRRTARVREIDAELAQLAALIGPGGRSPIGPVQAASVLRFFESPRGRTILSRLAQLGIEPRGAPAPEAGAATAPGGPLDGKTFVLTGTLDSMSREQAAERIRALGGTVTDSVSRRTTALIVGREPGDTKLRRATELGIPTMDEAAFLQMVGVPPASRPQPSQRELF; from the coding sequence ATGGACCGCGAACAGGCCCGCCAGCGGCTGGCCGAGCTCCGCCGCCAGATCGCCGAGCATGACTACCGCTACTACGTGCTCGCCCGTCCCACGATCAGCGACGCAGAGTACGACCGGCTCTACGACGAACTGCTCGATCTGGAGCGCCAATTCCCCGAGCTCGTCACGCCCGACTCCCCCTCCCAGCGGGTGGGCGGCGCACCGCTGGATGGCTTCCGCCACGTGCGCCATCTGGTGCCGATGCTCTCGCTCGAAAAGGCGCGCACCGATCATGACCTGCAGCTGTTCGACGCGCGCGTCCGCCGGGCGCTCGGCGACGAGGAGGTCGAATACCACGTCGAGCCGAAGATCGACGGCGTCTCGATCACACTGGTGTACCGCGACGGAGTGCTCGAACTGGCCGCGACCCGCGGTGACGGTGAAACCGGCGACGACATCACCGCCAACGCCCGCACGATCCGAAGTCTGCCGCTGCGTCTGCGCGCCGACCATCCGCCGGCGCTGATTGAAGTCCGCGGCGAAGTCTACATGGATCGTGCCGGCTTCGCGGAGCTGAACCGCCGCCTGCGCGAAAGCGGAGAGGAACCATTCCCGAACGCGCGCAACGCGACGGCCGGCTCGCTGAAGCTGCTCGACCCCCGCCTGGTGGCCGCGCGGCCGCTGCGGACGGTGATGTACGCGGTCGCCCGCTGCGAGGGCCGCGAGTTCGACACCCACTCCGCGGCGCTGGCGTGGTTGCGCGCGGCCGGCCTGCCGACGCCCCAGTTCACCGCGGTTTGCCGCTCGGTCGCGGAGGTGCTCGACCGCTGCCGCGAGCTGCGGGCGCGCGAGGCGGAGCTGCCCTACGACATCGACGGCGCGGTCGTCAAGCTGAACCGTCTCGACCACTGGCGACGACTGGGCCTGAAACCCAAACATCCCGCCTGGGCGATCGCCTACAAGCCGCGCGATTGGGTCGAACAAGCCCGCACACGTCTGCTCGACATCACCGTGCAAGTGGGCCGCAGCGGCGTGCTGACCCCCGTGGCGGAGCTCGAGCCGGTGTTTCTGGATGGCTCCACCGTCAGCCGCGCGACGCTCCACAACGCGGACGAAATCGAGCGCAAGGACATCCGGATCGGCGATGTCGTCGTGGTCGAGAAGGCCGGCATGGTGATTCCCGCGGTCGTCCGCTCGCTTCCCGAGTTGCGCACCGGCGCCGAACGAAGGTTTCAGATGCCCGACCGCTGCCCCGCCTGCGGCGGCCCAGTGGCTCGCGGACGCCTGAGCGGCGGCGAGGGCGAGGAGGTCGCGCTGCGCTGCGAAAACCTCGATTGCCCCGCACAAAAGGCGCGACGGCTCGAGTACTTCTGCCGACGCGCCGGTCTCGATATCGAGGGGATTGGCGGCATCGTGGCCGACCGCCTCATCGAACATGGCCTGGTGGACGATCCGTTGGATCTCTACGAGCTCCAACCCGCCCAACTCGCGCGGCTCAACCTCGGCACGGAGACGGAGCCCCGCGTGTTCGGCGAGAAAAACGCGGAGCGTGTGCTCGCGGCGCTCCTGCGCAGCCGCTCTGCACCGCTGGACCGGTGGCTCACCGCGCTTGGCATCCCCGAGGTGGGCGACGTCACCGCGAGGGAGTTGGCTGCTCGCCATCGCACGCTGGCCGAGATCGCCAATTCACCCTGGCTTCGCGCGATCGTGCGCCGCGATGAGCTGCTGGCGGAGCGGCGCCGGCTGCGCTCCCGTGCGCAGACGCCGGCCGATGCCGCCGAGCGGGACCGCCGGACAGCCCGCGTCCGGGAAATCGACGCGGAGCTCGCGCAACTGGCGGCGCTAATCGGCCCCGGCGGTCGCAGCCCCATCGGACCGGTTCAGGCCGCCTCAGTGCTCCGCTTCTTCGAGTCGCCGAGAGGCCGAACGATTCTCAGCCGACTGGCACAATTGGGTATCGAACCTCGCGGTGCCCCCGCGCCGGAAGCCGGCGCCGCAACCGCACCTGGCGGACCGCTGGACGGTAAAACGTTCGTGCTGACCGGCACACTCGACTCGATGAGCCGTGAGCAGGCAGCCGAGCGAATCCGTGCGCTGGGCGGTACGGTGACCGACTCGGTCAGCCGTCGCACCACCGCGCTGATCGTTGGCCGAGAGCCGGGCGATACAAAACTTCGGCGGGCCACGGAACTCGGCATCCCGACGATGGACGAGGCCGCGTTCCTTCAAATGGTCGGTGTGCCGCCCGCCTCGCGTCCGCAGCCCTCTCAGCGCGAGCTGTTCTAG
- the gltB gene encoding glutamate synthase large subunit encodes MKPAAEAGQRAGLYAPEFEHDACGVGMVCRLDGQPSHQIVRQGIEVLVNLTHRGACGCDERTGDGAGILIQLPDGFLRKVAPGGRPLPPAGAYAVGNVFLPRDPQMRAAARATLDAALVERGLEPLGWRPVPVREEVLGRVARDVKPEIEQVFVGSGVAADREEFERRLYVARKLFENRVRQSDWPERGRIHVCSLSSRTLVYKGLMLADQMAAFYPDLDDPDLVSALAIVHQRYSTNTFPSWDLAQPFRYLCHNGEINTLRGNIHWMAAREAAMRSERFGDDLARLRPICTPGASDTATLDNVVELLVHTGRSLPHALMMLIPEAWEHHDEMDEDRRAFYEYHAALMEPWDGPASIVFTDGDLVGAVLDRNGLRPSRYTVTRDGRVVLASEVGVLDCPPETIERQGRLEAGRIFLVDLRRHRLVDDEEIKADAIRRRPWRAWIRRQQLRPADLPAGAPPPAETAPLTTRLREFGYSREDLEVLVGPMAERGEEPVGSMGTDVPLAILSERPRLMYDYFHQLFAQVTNPPLDAIREELVTSLTVYLGSQGNLFDEEESAARQVRLDWPMLDREEMNRIRALDAPGLRAAVLTARWNPHGGGAGLEAALSALAAAAETEVRDRGRTIVVLTDRGSAPDTAPIPMLLALGAVHHHLIRCGLRTRCGIVVDSGEPREVHHFAALFGYGAGAIHPYLALELVDWLVARGRIPGPPDAARARYLHAAAKGVLKTMSKMGISTLRSYCGAQQFEAVGLDASVVERCFAGTPSRVGGAKFAELAEEIARRHSRAWAPPPMADPAPEGSPTELEPGGIYKWRRDGEAHLLQPLAIAKLQQAVRDGNEAAFQEFCRLVDDQSRRLMTLRGLIRFREDPARAVPLEEVEPWTEITRRFKSGAMSYGSISQEAHETLAIAMNRIGGRSNSGEGGEDPERFHPLPGGDSRCSAIKQIASGRFGVTIEYLVNARELQIKIAQGAKPGEGGQLPAEKVYPWIARVRHSTPWVQLISPPPHHDIYSIEDLAQLIHDLRCANPRARITVKLVSEVGVGTVAAGVAKGKADVVLISGYDGGTGASPESSLKHAGLPWELGLAETQQTLVLNGLRDRIAVECDGKLLTGRDVAIACLLGAEEFGFATAPLIAMGCVMMRACHRNTCPVGIATQDPALRRKFAGRPEHVVNFFRFVAEDLRRWMARLGYRTVDEMVGQSHRLEASAAREHWKAHGLDLSRILEFPPAPFGGERHAVRRRAYGLEESLDHELIRRAAPALQFGRRSPVEITLPVRNVHRTVGTLLSGEIARRWGGAGLPEDTIVIRAHGVAGQSFGAFGAPGLTIHLEGVANDYFGKGLSGAKLTVRPPRGARYVAEHNIAVGNVSLYGATAGECYVRGRAGERFAVRNSGALAVVEGVGDHGCEYMTGGVVVVIGETGRNFAAGMSGGLAFVYDPDGTFARRCNTGMVTLEPLEEEDDIRLVLRLLRRHLLYTESPVAARLLNAWATERRRWVKVFPDDYRRALERMARETAPAAEPAPVAAG; translated from the coding sequence ATGAAGCCGGCCGCCGAAGCGGGCCAGCGGGCGGGCCTGTACGCCCCCGAGTTCGAGCACGACGCCTGCGGCGTGGGGATGGTGTGCCGGCTCGACGGACAGCCGTCTCACCAGATCGTTCGGCAGGGCATCGAGGTGCTGGTCAACCTCACCCACCGCGGCGCATGCGGGTGCGATGAGCGGACCGGCGACGGCGCGGGCATTCTGATCCAGTTGCCAGACGGTTTCCTGCGCAAGGTGGCGCCGGGTGGTCGTCCGCTGCCGCCGGCTGGCGCCTACGCGGTCGGCAACGTGTTCCTGCCGCGCGACCCGCAAATGCGCGCCGCCGCGCGCGCGACGCTGGACGCGGCGCTTGTCGAACGGGGCCTCGAACCGCTGGGCTGGCGCCCGGTGCCGGTGCGGGAGGAGGTGCTCGGCCGCGTCGCGCGCGACGTGAAGCCGGAGATCGAACAGGTCTTTGTCGGTTCGGGCGTCGCGGCCGACCGCGAGGAGTTCGAACGGCGGCTATACGTCGCGCGCAAGCTCTTCGAAAACCGCGTCCGCCAGAGCGACTGGCCCGAACGTGGCCGGATCCACGTTTGCAGCCTCTCCTCCCGAACCCTCGTGTACAAAGGGCTGATGCTCGCCGACCAGATGGCCGCGTTCTACCCCGACCTGGACGATCCGGACCTGGTCAGTGCGCTGGCGATCGTGCACCAGCGTTACAGCACCAACACGTTTCCGAGCTGGGATCTGGCGCAGCCGTTCCGCTACCTCTGCCACAACGGCGAAATCAACACGCTGCGGGGAAACATTCACTGGATGGCCGCGCGCGAGGCGGCGATGCGATCGGAGCGGTTCGGCGACGACCTCGCCCGGCTGCGGCCGATCTGCACACCTGGCGCCAGCGATACCGCGACGCTAGACAACGTCGTCGAGCTGCTGGTGCACACCGGCCGGTCCCTCCCTCACGCGCTGATGATGCTGATCCCGGAAGCGTGGGAGCACCACGACGAGATGGACGAGGACCGCCGCGCCTTCTACGAGTATCACGCCGCGCTGATGGAGCCCTGGGACGGCCCGGCCTCGATCGTGTTCACCGACGGCGACCTCGTCGGCGCCGTGCTGGACCGCAATGGGCTACGTCCCTCCCGCTACACCGTCACGCGCGACGGCCGCGTGGTGCTGGCTTCGGAGGTGGGGGTGCTGGACTGCCCACCGGAAACCATCGAGCGGCAGGGCCGGCTGGAGGCGGGTCGGATCTTTCTGGTGGATCTGCGCCGCCACCGCCTGGTGGACGATGAGGAGATCAAGGCCGACGCGATCCGCCGCCGGCCGTGGCGGGCCTGGATCCGCCGCCAGCAGCTGCGGCCCGCGGATCTGCCGGCCGGCGCACCTCCGCCTGCCGAAACCGCACCGCTGACAACCCGGCTGCGCGAGTTCGGATACAGCCGGGAGGACCTGGAGGTTCTCGTCGGCCCGATGGCGGAACGTGGCGAGGAGCCGGTCGGCTCGATGGGCACCGACGTGCCGCTGGCGATTCTCTCCGAGCGGCCGCGGCTGATGTACGACTACTTTCACCAGCTCTTCGCGCAGGTCACCAATCCTCCGCTGGACGCGATCCGCGAGGAGCTGGTCACCTCGCTGACGGTGTACCTCGGCTCGCAGGGGAATCTGTTTGACGAGGAGGAGTCCGCCGCGCGCCAGGTGCGGCTGGATTGGCCAATGCTGGACAGGGAGGAGATGAACCGCATCCGTGCGCTCGACGCGCCGGGGCTGCGCGCCGCGGTGTTGACGGCCCGATGGAACCCGCACGGCGGCGGAGCCGGGCTGGAGGCGGCGCTCTCCGCGCTGGCCGCGGCCGCGGAGACGGAAGTGCGCGACCGAGGCCGAACGATTGTGGTGCTCACGGACCGCGGCTCCGCGCCCGACACCGCGCCGATTCCCATGCTGCTGGCGCTGGGCGCGGTGCACCACCACCTGATCCGCTGCGGCCTGCGGACCCGTTGCGGCATCGTGGTGGACAGCGGCGAACCGCGGGAGGTGCATCACTTCGCCGCGCTGTTCGGTTACGGCGCTGGCGCGATCCACCCCTACCTGGCGCTGGAGCTGGTGGACTGGCTGGTCGCGCGCGGCCGGATTCCGGGCCCGCCAGACGCGGCCCGCGCGCGATACCTGCACGCGGCGGCGAAGGGCGTGCTGAAGACCATGTCGAAAATGGGCATCTCGACGCTCCGCAGCTACTGCGGTGCCCAGCAGTTCGAGGCGGTGGGGCTGGATGCGTCGGTGGTGGAGCGCTGCTTCGCCGGCACGCCGAGTCGCGTCGGCGGTGCGAAGTTCGCGGAGCTCGCCGAGGAGATCGCGCGCCGACATTCCCGTGCCTGGGCGCCGCCGCCGATGGCGGACCCCGCACCGGAGGGCAGCCCCACCGAGCTGGAGCCGGGCGGGATCTACAAGTGGCGGCGCGACGGGGAAGCACACCTGCTGCAGCCGCTGGCGATCGCAAAGTTGCAGCAGGCGGTGCGAGACGGCAACGAGGCCGCGTTCCAGGAGTTCTGCCGTCTGGTGGATGACCAGAGTCGCCGGCTGATGACGCTGCGCGGTCTGATCCGGTTCCGCGAGGACCCCGCACGCGCGGTGCCGTTGGAGGAAGTGGAACCGTGGACCGAGATCACGCGGCGGTTCAAGTCCGGTGCGATGTCCTACGGCTCCATCAGCCAGGAGGCACACGAAACGCTCGCGATTGCGATGAACCGCATCGGCGGGCGCAGCAACTCCGGTGAGGGTGGCGAGGACCCGGAGCGGTTTCATCCGTTGCCGGGCGGTGACTCCCGCTGCAGCGCGATCAAGCAGATCGCGTCGGGGCGGTTCGGCGTCACGATCGAATATCTCGTGAACGCGCGCGAACTGCAGATCAAGATCGCGCAGGGGGCCAAGCCCGGCGAGGGCGGTCAGCTGCCGGCGGAGAAGGTGTATCCGTGGATCGCCAGGGTGCGCCACTCGACGCCCTGGGTGCAGCTGATCTCGCCGCCGCCCCACCACGACATCTATTCGATTGAGGACCTCGCGCAGCTGATTCACGATCTCCGTTGTGCGAACCCCCGCGCGCGCATCACGGTCAAGCTGGTCTCCGAGGTCGGCGTCGGCACCGTCGCGGCGGGCGTCGCGAAGGGCAAGGCGGACGTCGTGCTGATCAGCGGCTACGACGGCGGCACGGGCGCCTCACCGGAATCGTCGCTGAAGCACGCGGGCCTGCCGTGGGAGCTGGGGCTGGCCGAAACCCAGCAGACGCTGGTGCTGAACGGCCTGCGCGACCGGATCGCGGTGGAGTGCGACGGCAAGCTCCTCACCGGCCGCGACGTCGCGATCGCCTGTCTGCTGGGCGCCGAGGAGTTCGGCTTTGCGACCGCTCCGCTGATCGCAATGGGCTGCGTGATGATGCGCGCCTGTCATCGCAACACCTGCCCCGTCGGCATCGCAACGCAGGATCCCGCGCTGCGGCGGAAGTTCGCGGGGCGGCCGGAACATGTCGTGAACTTCTTCCGGTTCGTCGCGGAAGACCTTCGCCGATGGATGGCTCGGCTCGGCTATCGCACCGTGGACGAAATGGTGGGCCAGAGCCACCGGCTGGAGGCTTCCGCCGCCCGTGAACACTGGAAGGCGCATGGCCTAGATCTTTCGCGCATTCTGGAGTTTCCGCCCGCGCCGTTCGGCGGCGAGCGGCACGCGGTGCGGCGCCGCGCCTACGGGCTGGAGGAGTCGCTCGATCACGAGCTGATCCGCCGAGCGGCGCCCGCGCTGCAGTTCGGCCGGCGCTCCCCGGTGGAGATCACGTTGCCGGTCCGCAACGTCCACCGCACGGTCGGCACGCTGCTCAGCGGCGAGATCGCACGCCGGTGGGGCGGCGCGGGGCTGCCCGAGGACACGATCGTCATTCGCGCGCATGGCGTCGCGGGGCAGTCGTTTGGCGCGTTTGGCGCGCCGGGGCTCACCATCCACCTTGAAGGCGTCGCGAACGACTACTTTGGAAAGGGCCTCTCCGGCGCGAAACTGACCGTGCGGCCGCCGCGGGGCGCGCGGTATGTGGCGGAACACAACATCGCGGTCGGCAACGTCTCCCTCTATGGGGCCACCGCAGGCGAGTGCTACGTGCGCGGCCGCGCGGGCGAGCGGTTTGCGGTGCGGAACTCCGGCGCGCTCGCGGTCGTCGAGGGTGTCGGCGACCACGGCTGCGAGTACATGACCGGCGGCGTGGTGGTGGTGATCGGCGAGACCGGCCGGAACTTCGCCGCGGGCATGTCTGGCGGGCTCGCGTTCGTGTACGACCCTGACGGCACGTTCGCGCGGCGCTGCAACACCGGCATGGTCACGCTCGAGCCGCTGGAAGAGGAGGACGACATCCGGCTCGTGCTGCGGCTGCTGCGCCGGCATCTCCTCTACACGGAAAGCCCCGTCGCCGCACGACTACTCAACGCGTGGGCCACGGAACGGCGACGCTGGGTGAAAGTGTTCCCGGACGACTATCGCCGCGCGCTGGAACGGATGGCGCGCGAGACCGCACCGGCGGCCGAGCCCGCACCGGTTGCGGCGGGCTGA
- a CDS encoding glutamate synthase subunit beta, with protein MGKPTGFMEYPRELPHKRPAAERIRDFREIPVPWTEAQSRRQAARCMDCGVPFCHTGCPLGNLIPEWNDLVWRGEWREAARRLHATNNFPEFTGRLCPAPCEEACVLGINEPPVTIEQIEHDIAERAFAEGWVRPEPPVRRTGCRVAIVGSGPAGLACAQQLNRAGHEVTVFERADRIGGLLRYGIPDFKLEKHILDRRLALLEAEGIRFRPGVHVGRDLHAEELRRSFDAIVLAIGATRPRDLAIPGRELEGIYFAMDYLPQQNRLVAGDALSDPITARGRRVIVIGGGDTGSDCIGTALRQGAVSVVNFELLPRPPVGRPPHQPWPFYPMRLRTSTSHEEGGERHFAISAIEFLGDRGRVRAVRTVDVRFAASPATAGPPALEPVPGSEREWPADLVILAMGFLGPETDGIVAQLGLELDRRGCIRTDEQYATSVPGIFAAGDGRRGQSLIVWAIAEGRECARAVDAHLSGDTRLPTKGEGDLPRV; from the coding sequence ATGGGCAAACCCACCGGCTTCATGGAGTATCCGCGGGAGCTGCCCCACAAGCGCCCAGCCGCGGAGCGGATCCGGGACTTCCGCGAGATCCCGGTGCCATGGACCGAAGCGCAGTCCCGCCGCCAGGCCGCGCGCTGCATGGATTGTGGCGTGCCGTTCTGCCACACCGGCTGCCCCCTCGGCAATCTGATTCCCGAGTGGAACGATCTGGTCTGGCGTGGCGAATGGCGGGAAGCGGCCCGCCGGCTCCACGCGACCAACAACTTCCCGGAGTTCACCGGCCGGCTCTGTCCGGCGCCCTGCGAGGAAGCGTGCGTGCTCGGCATCAACGAGCCGCCCGTCACCATCGAGCAGATCGAACACGATATCGCCGAACGCGCGTTCGCAGAAGGATGGGTGCGGCCGGAACCGCCGGTGCGCCGCACCGGCTGCCGTGTCGCGATTGTCGGCTCGGGACCGGCGGGGCTCGCCTGCGCGCAGCAGCTCAATCGCGCCGGCCACGAGGTGACCGTGTTCGAGCGCGCCGACCGCATCGGCGGACTGCTGCGCTACGGCATCCCCGATTTCAAGCTGGAGAAACACATCCTCGATCGGAGGCTGGCACTGCTCGAGGCGGAGGGCATCCGTTTCCGGCCCGGTGTGCACGTCGGCCGGGACTTGCACGCGGAGGAGCTGCGACGCAGCTTCGACGCGATCGTGCTCGCGATCGGCGCCACCCGGCCGCGCGACCTTGCAATCCCGGGGCGCGAGCTCGAGGGGATCTACTTCGCGATGGACTACCTGCCGCAGCAAAACCGGCTGGTCGCCGGCGACGCGCTCTCCGATCCCATTACCGCGCGCGGCCGCCGCGTGATCGTGATCGGCGGCGGTGACACCGGCAGCGACTGCATCGGCACCGCGCTCCGGCAGGGAGCGGTGTCGGTGGTGAACTTCGAACTGCTGCCGCGCCCGCCCGTCGGCCGGCCGCCCCACCAACCCTGGCCGTTCTATCCGATGCGGCTACGCACCAGCACCTCCCACGAGGAGGGCGGCGAACGCCACTTCGCGATCTCCGCGATCGAGTTTCTCGGCGACCGCGGTCGCGTTCGCGCGGTGCGCACCGTGGACGTGCGGTTTGCCGCCTCGCCGGCCACGGCCGGTCCCCCGGCGCTCGAGCCAGTGCCCGGCTCGGAACGGGAGTGGCCCGCCGACCTGGTGATTCTCGCAATGGGCTTCCTCGGACCGGAGACGGATGGCATCGTCGCCCAGCTCGGGCTCGAACTGGACCGCCGTGGCTGCATTCGCACCGACGAACAGTACGCGACCAGTGTTCCCGGCATCTTCGCGGCCGGGGACGGTCGGCGCGGCCAGTCGCTCATCGTGTGGGCGATCGCGGAGGGCCGCGAGTGTGCCCGCGCGGTGGATGCCCACCTGAGCGGCGACACCCGCCTGCCGACGAAGGGCGAGGGCGATCTGCCGCGCGTGTGA